A DNA window from Microcystis aeruginosa NIES-843 contains the following coding sequences:
- a CDS encoding PPC domain-containing protein → MTRFPLTGRYSGLCVLLTLFWLSGQSLPVRAEKIYNPLPLILNKEINDTLTDKDIPTGEGGFARDYTVDLDKDDQVAIDLKSENFDGVLILLADDGSTVAENDDGPDGGTNALLFARITESGKYVIRVRAFGETGGGKFTLKLTRLRAVDGKN, encoded by the coding sequence ACAAGATTTCCTTTGACTGGTCGCTATTCTGGTTTATGCGTCTTACTCACTTTATTCTGGTTAAGCGGTCAATCTTTACCCGTGCGAGCGGAAAAAATCTATAATCCCCTCCCCCTCATCCTCAATAAAGAAATTAACGATACTCTCACCGACAAAGATATTCCCACGGGTGAGGGGGGGTTTGCTAGAGATTATACCGTAGATTTGGACAAGGACGATCAGGTGGCCATCGATCTCAAATCGGAAAATTTTGATGGAGTTTTAATTCTCCTGGCCGACGATGGTTCCACTGTAGCGGAAAATGATGATGGTCCCGATGGTGGCACTAATGCCCTCCTCTTTGCGCGCATTACCGAGTCGGGTAAGTATGTTATTCGGGTGAGAGCTTTCGGAGAAACCGGTGGGGGAAAATTTACCCTGAAATTAACCCGTTTACGGGCTGTGGATGGCAAAAATTAG
- the cobS gene encoding adenosylcobinamide-GDP ribazoletransferase yields the protein MGGLTTIFNFICQEIRSFLGAIAFYTIIPVPIAWRDFGRIARWIPLVGLFLGLILVLLDITLAGLGMPPLTRAVVLVGVWVYLTGGLHLDGVSDTADGLAVTDPPRRLAVMADSVTGAFGVMAVTMVLLLKIAALTDLSDNRALALILAPIWGRWGQVMAIALYPYLKPTGKGAFHKVAFCLPWDCGGIIWGLIALFGGLRWGIIAISAGIALALLTGYWLYRRLRGHTGDTYGAVVEWTEALFLVFLTIIS from the coding sequence TTGGGGGGATTGACTACCATATTTAACTTCATTTGTCAAGAAATTCGCTCATTTTTAGGTGCGATCGCTTTTTACACGATTATTCCCGTTCCGATTGCCTGGCGGGATTTTGGCAGAATTGCCCGATGGATTCCCTTAGTGGGCTTATTTTTGGGTTTAATTCTAGTTTTGCTCGATATAACTCTAGCTGGTCTGGGAATGCCACCTCTAACTCGTGCAGTTGTCCTTGTGGGGGTTTGGGTTTATCTAACGGGAGGACTACACCTTGATGGAGTTAGTGACACGGCCGATGGTTTAGCTGTCACCGACCCCCCGCGTCGTTTAGCGGTCATGGCCGATAGTGTTACCGGGGCCTTTGGAGTCATGGCCGTGACTATGGTTTTGCTGCTAAAAATCGCCGCTTTGACTGATTTAAGCGATAATCGAGCCTTAGCTCTAATTTTAGCACCAATTTGGGGACGTTGGGGGCAAGTAATGGCGATCGCTCTTTATCCCTACCTCAAACCCACCGGCAAGGGAGCCTTTCATAAAGTGGCTTTTTGTCTGCCCTGGGACTGTGGGGGAATAATTTGGGGGTTAATCGCCCTATTTGGCGGTCTAAGGTGGGGAATAATCGCCATTAGTGCCGGAATCGCCCTCGCTCTGCTTACTGGTTACTGGTTATATCGTCGTCTTCGGGGTCACACCGGCGATACCTACGGTGCAGTAGTGGAGTGGACAGAGGCTCTATTCTTGGTTTTTTTGACAATAATTAGCTAA